The genomic DNA taaacagagagatgtagctccggctacaatgttcttccgccagacgcgaacgccaaaagttaccgactgcagctttaatgtaagttatttattctttcttgttGGGCCCGGTACCAAATGACGCACGGGGTTGGGGACCGCTGCATTAAAGGGTATAATGGCAGTTACCAGCGAacaaataaagtatattaaatgtCGGGCACGATaagttttaataatgtattgCCTTTTCTTTCTAGGTTTTAATGTCAAGGCAAGGTATTTTTTAATGTGGTAGTAGAAGTGTAGGTGGTCGTCCAGATCTCTTGTGCAGTAGTAATCAGCGCCGATAAGGATGAACCAATCACAGTCATTTATAATTATTGAAGGATGTTAAGCTATTGTTATATGGCATGCTATAAAACGATTTTGTATAGAGACTGCTGGAGCGCTTGTAACAGGCTATCCTAAgagtcattacatttaaaaagaaaatatcatatttaaataaatagcacAAACAGTAAACGACCAAGCAAGACAGTCACGCCCTGAAATGTTTTAATGCTGCTTTCTTAGCCTTCTTGCGCCCCCTGGAGGAAGACCCGCCGAATGCTTCAAATGCTTCATATGCATTATATGTGGTCATTTATTACTATATAATTGACATGTGATAGCAGCTGATTACCGTTATTACAATGCTGTGCATAATTATATTCTCAATATTTACTCCACAGTAATGCAGAAGTTTACGTGTCTGTACTACAGGCCATTTGTGCACATATGCTTTGAATGGATCGATGTTTGATCAGTTATTTTGTTTGTGCATTAATGAAACCAAGGCAAATGAATTTCTCTAAAATAAGCAATtgcatctgagagagagagagagagagagagagagatgcccaGGTTTAAAATAGTGATGGATCCTGTCATTCCAGGATAAGAGTTTTACAAAGACCAGGACAtgcaaaatgcaattttttagtGTGAAATGTGGaatctttattaattatatatatatatatatatatatatatatatatatatatataaaataaaaagtaagaaCTGTCATTATTAACGTTTTAATCTTTGCTCAAATGCAAATTTCCTGCCCATTATTGGAGTACTACTACAAAAACTATTGTATATACTTACAATGTCACTTCTCGCCATGTATTTGAACAAATCACAGCTTCACTAGATAAAATAATCCATCCAATCAGAACAAGCTTCCCCTAAAGCCCCACCTCCCTGACAGTATTAATTAGTTTGGGCTTTGCTGTCCTCAGACACTGAGGAGACTGTGAACTCTGTGACTGTACAAGGACCACTGTACGTTTGATTTAAACTGTCAATATGGTTGATGCATTTTGTGCAACTTGGAAACTGGTCGACAGCCAGAACTTTGATGAATACATGAAATCACTGGGTAAGTAAAAATAAGATATTATTTTGCAGAAAGACAGAATTCCTCTTAACACTTTGCACGTGCAAAGTGCAACAGCACAGTCTGGTGTTTAATCGGATGACATTTTCTGTACtgtctatataataataatactagtttTGTTCtgtctgtaatgtttttatcattattattattctacagGTGTTGGTTTTGCCACCAGGCAAGTAGGCAATGTTACCAAACCCACAATTGTCATCAGTCACGAGGATGACAAAGTTGTGATAAAGACGCTGAGCACCTTCAAAAACACTGAGATTTCTTTCAAACTAGGAGAGGAGTTTGACGAAACCACAGCAGATGACAGACATGtaaaggtttgtgtgtgtttctatttctttctttaattcaCTGATGCATGCAGTGTCCACAGCACTTCTACAATCAAATATTTTACTAAACAATTTAAAGTACTTTTGGCAGGTTAGGTCTGTTTTTACCTTACCACGATTTGACAATATATGATAGAATAATCATAAAGCCCTAATAAAAAACGAACTTTCATCTTTTTATCTCATTTCAGTCCACTGTAACCTTGGAAGGAGACAATCTTGTCCAAGTGCAGAAGTGGGACGGCAAGGAGACTAAGTTTGTTAGAGAAATCAAGGATGGTAAAATGATTATGGTAAgttgcattattaatattaatttagaattttaagtcaaatgttctttttttaatcagtgttatGGATATTTCATGTTCCTAAATGTCCTCTCCTCGTCTCTGCTGTTTCCAGACCTTGACCTTTGAGGGTGTGCAAGCTGTCCGCACATATGAAAAGGCATAATGTCATACCGATTAACGCTTCAGTGTTACCCTGGCAACTTGACAGTATTACAAGGGAATTTTTACATTGTATTCTCAACTGAGTTTTCCcctttttaagacattttttgtgAGACCTTTTATATAAAATGCACATTGTGAAGTTTTTGTGAACATGCCAGAATGTCTTTAATGTTGGTGGATTGTATAATTGAGTCCTGCCTTTGTGTCAAATTGAATGAAATACACACATTTGATCAAAAACTGACTCTGTTTCTTACTTTCTTCTACAAACACTTTAGTTTTCTCAGTAGTCTGATAAAAAAGAAAGTGTAGTCGAAATATTTGTCACTTGAACA from Carassius auratus strain Wakin unplaced genomic scaffold, ASM336829v1 scaf_tig00214278, whole genome shotgun sequence includes the following:
- the fabp7a gene encoding fatty acid binding protein 7, brain, a → MVDAFCATWKLVDSQNFDEYMKSLGVGFATRQVGNVTKPTIVISHEDDKVVIKTLSTFKNTEISFKLGEEFDETTADDRHVKSTVTLEGDNLVQVQKWDGKETKFVREIKDGKMIMTLTFEGVQAVRTYEKA